A part of Periophthalmus magnuspinnatus isolate fPerMag1 chromosome 14, fPerMag1.2.pri, whole genome shotgun sequence genomic DNA contains:
- the tmem248 gene encoding transmembrane protein 248 isoform X3, giving the protein MVYLWNPVENLRSYIISRPPLVLFMVSVSTLAIAFLTIGYFFKIKEIKSPELTEDWNTFLLRFNEVDLCVSENETIKHGLNESTTPESLVVTSGQSRSSTQSPLLLDDQGPINISVPITLTLDPQRPFGGYSRNITHLYATVLGQQVGLSGREAHEEVNITFTLPVSWSSDDCVLHGHCEQVVFSTCMTLTANSNIFPVTVQPPHCVPETYTNATSWYKVFTTVRDSDTKYSQDYNPFWCYKGAIGKVYHALNPKLTVIVPDDDRSLINLHLMHTSYFLFVMVITMFCYAVIKGRPGKLRQSSPSDFCPEKVALSEG; this is encoded by the exons ATG GTGTACCTGTGGAATCCTGTGGAGAACCTGCGCTCTTACATCATCAGCAGGCCTCCTCTGGTGCTGTTCATGGTCAGTGTGAGCACACTGGCCATCGCCTTCCTTACCATCGGATACTTCTTCAAGATCAAGGAGATCAAGTCTCCAGAGCTCACAGAG GACTGGAACACTTTTCTCCTGCGCTTCAATGAGGTggacctgtgtgtgtcagagaacGAGACCATCAAACATGGCCTGAATGAGTCCACCACACCCGAGAGCCTGGTGGTGACCAGCGGGCAAAGCCGCTCCAGCACCCAGAGCCCTCTGCTGCTGGACGATCAGGGCCCCATCAACATCTCTGTGCCCATCACCCTCACTCTGGACCCCCAGAGACCCTTCGGAGGGTACTCCCGCAACATCACCCACTTGTATGCCACCGTGCTGGGCCAGCAGGTCGGCCTGTCCG GGCGTGAAGCCCACGAGGAGGTGAACATCACCTTCACTCTGCCTGTGTCCTGGAGCTCAGACGACTGTGTTCTGCATGGGCACTGTGAGCAGGTGGTCTTCAGCACCTGTATGACCCTCACAGCAAACAGCAACATCTTCCCCGTCACTGT aCAACCTCCTCACTGTGTCCCGGAGACGTACACCAATGCCACCTCATGGTACAAAGTCTTCACTACAGTGCGGGACTCAGACACAAAGTACAGCCAGGACTATAATCCGTTCTGGTGCTACAAGGGAGCCATCGGCAAAGTGTACCATGCCCTCAACCCCAAGCTGACTGTCATTGTACCAGAC GATGACCGTTCTCTCATCAACTTGCACCTGATGCACACCAGCTACTTCCTATTTGTCATGGTCATCACCATGTTCTGCTATGCCGTCATCAAAGGGCGCCCAGGGAAGCTAAGGCAGAGCTCGCCCTCTGACTTCTGCCCCGAGAAG GTGGCGCTGTCAGAGGGTTAA
- the tmem248 gene encoding transmembrane protein 248 isoform X2 — MVYLWNPVENLRSYIISRPPLVLFMVSVSTLAIAFLTIGYFFKIKEIKSPELTEDWNTFLLRFNEVDLCVSENETIKHGLNESTTPESLVVTSGQSRSSTQSPLLLDDQGPINISVPITLTLDPQRPFGGYSRNITHLYATVLGQQVGLSGREAHEEVNITFTLPVSWSSDDCVLHGHCEQVVFSTCMTLTANSNIFPVTVQPPHCVPETYTNATSWYKVFTTVRDSDTKYSQDYNPFWCYKGAIGKVYHALNPKLTVIVPDDDRSLINLHLMHTSYFLFVMVITMFCYAVIKGRPGKLRQSSPSDFCPEKVQQAALHNDTDRWRCQRVKKSQDYIRTYL, encoded by the exons GTGTACCTGTGGAATCCTGTGGAGAACCTGCGCTCTTACATCATCAGCAGGCCTCCTCTGGTGCTGTTCATGGTCAGTGTGAGCACACTGGCCATCGCCTTCCTTACCATCGGATACTTCTTCAAGATCAAGGAGATCAAGTCTCCAGAGCTCACAGAG GACTGGAACACTTTTCTCCTGCGCTTCAATGAGGTggacctgtgtgtgtcagagaacGAGACCATCAAACATGGCCTGAATGAGTCCACCACACCCGAGAGCCTGGTGGTGACCAGCGGGCAAAGCCGCTCCAGCACCCAGAGCCCTCTGCTGCTGGACGATCAGGGCCCCATCAACATCTCTGTGCCCATCACCCTCACTCTGGACCCCCAGAGACCCTTCGGAGGGTACTCCCGCAACATCACCCACTTGTATGCCACCGTGCTGGGCCAGCAGGTCGGCCTGTCCG GGCGTGAAGCCCACGAGGAGGTGAACATCACCTTCACTCTGCCTGTGTCCTGGAGCTCAGACGACTGTGTTCTGCATGGGCACTGTGAGCAGGTGGTCTTCAGCACCTGTATGACCCTCACAGCAAACAGCAACATCTTCCCCGTCACTGT aCAACCTCCTCACTGTGTCCCGGAGACGTACACCAATGCCACCTCATGGTACAAAGTCTTCACTACAGTGCGGGACTCAGACACAAAGTACAGCCAGGACTATAATCCGTTCTGGTGCTACAAGGGAGCCATCGGCAAAGTGTACCATGCCCTCAACCCCAAGCTGACTGTCATTGTACCAGAC GATGACCGTTCTCTCATCAACTTGCACCTGATGCACACCAGCTACTTCCTATTTGTCATGGTCATCACCATGTTCTGCTATGCCGTCATCAAAGGGCGCCCAGGGAAGCTAAGGCAGAGCTCGCCCTCTGACTTCTGCCCCGAGAAGGTACAGCAGGCAGCACTGCACAATGACACGGACAG GTGGCGCTGTCAGAGGGTTAAGAAGAGCCAGGACTATATCAGAACTTACCTGTGA
- the tmem248 gene encoding transmembrane protein 248 isoform X1, whose product MVYLWNPVENLRSYIISRPPLVLFMVSVSTLAIAFLTIGYFFKIKEIKSPELTEDWNTFLLRFNEVDLCVSENETIKHGLNESTTPESLVVTSGQSRSSTQSPLLLDDQGPINISVPITLTLDPQRPFGGYSRNITHLYATVLGQQVGLSGREAHEEVNITFTLPVSWSSDDCVLHGHCEQVVFSTCMTLTANSNIFPVTVQPPHCVPETYTNATSWYKVFTTVRDSDTKYSQDYNPFWCYKGAIGKVYHALNPKLTVIVPDDDRSLINLHLMHTSYFLFVMVITMFCYAVIKGRPGKLRQSSPSDFCPEKVQQAALHNDTDRWRCQRVKKSQDYIRTYL is encoded by the exons ATG GTGTACCTGTGGAATCCTGTGGAGAACCTGCGCTCTTACATCATCAGCAGGCCTCCTCTGGTGCTGTTCATGGTCAGTGTGAGCACACTGGCCATCGCCTTCCTTACCATCGGATACTTCTTCAAGATCAAGGAGATCAAGTCTCCAGAGCTCACAGAG GACTGGAACACTTTTCTCCTGCGCTTCAATGAGGTggacctgtgtgtgtcagagaacGAGACCATCAAACATGGCCTGAATGAGTCCACCACACCCGAGAGCCTGGTGGTGACCAGCGGGCAAAGCCGCTCCAGCACCCAGAGCCCTCTGCTGCTGGACGATCAGGGCCCCATCAACATCTCTGTGCCCATCACCCTCACTCTGGACCCCCAGAGACCCTTCGGAGGGTACTCCCGCAACATCACCCACTTGTATGCCACCGTGCTGGGCCAGCAGGTCGGCCTGTCCG GGCGTGAAGCCCACGAGGAGGTGAACATCACCTTCACTCTGCCTGTGTCCTGGAGCTCAGACGACTGTGTTCTGCATGGGCACTGTGAGCAGGTGGTCTTCAGCACCTGTATGACCCTCACAGCAAACAGCAACATCTTCCCCGTCACTGT aCAACCTCCTCACTGTGTCCCGGAGACGTACACCAATGCCACCTCATGGTACAAAGTCTTCACTACAGTGCGGGACTCAGACACAAAGTACAGCCAGGACTATAATCCGTTCTGGTGCTACAAGGGAGCCATCGGCAAAGTGTACCATGCCCTCAACCCCAAGCTGACTGTCATTGTACCAGAC GATGACCGTTCTCTCATCAACTTGCACCTGATGCACACCAGCTACTTCCTATTTGTCATGGTCATCACCATGTTCTGCTATGCCGTCATCAAAGGGCGCCCAGGGAAGCTAAGGCAGAGCTCGCCCTCTGACTTCTGCCCCGAGAAGGTACAGCAGGCAGCACTGCACAATGACACGGACAG GTGGCGCTGTCAGAGGGTTAAGAAGAGCCAGGACTATATCAGAACTTACCTGTGA